From Rhodovastum atsumiense, a single genomic window includes:
- a CDS encoding Lrp/AsnC family transcriptional regulator translates to MKPPAETPLLDAIDRRILAELQEDGRMTNVELARRAGISAPPCLRRVRRLEEAGIIRGYHADTDPQTLGWEITFFAVVGLESQKEQVLSGFEAMVSEWPEVRECHMIRGGGDFLLKLVARDTAHENALTQKLTGASHVSRVQTLQTIRTSRALAGVPL, encoded by the coding sequence ATGAAGCCCCCAGCCGAGACGCCCCTGCTTGACGCGATCGACCGCCGCATCCTGGCCGAGTTGCAGGAGGATGGGCGCATGACCAATGTCGAGCTCGCCCGCCGGGCCGGCATTTCCGCCCCCCCCTGCCTGCGCCGCGTGCGCCGGCTGGAGGAAGCCGGCATCATCCGCGGCTACCACGCCGACACCGACCCCCAGACCCTGGGGTGGGAGATCACCTTCTTCGCCGTCGTCGGCCTGGAAAGCCAGAAAGAACAGGTGCTTTCCGGGTTCGAGGCCATGGTCAGCGAATGGCCGGAAGTGCGCGAATGCCACATGATCCGCGGCGGCGGGGATTTCCTGCTCAAGCTGGTGGCGCGTGACACCGCGCACGAGAACGCACTGACCCAGAAGCTGACCGGCGCGTCCCATGTCAGCCGGGTGCAGACCCTGCAGACCATCCGCACCAGCCGCGCGCTCGCGGGCGTGCCGCTCTAG
- a CDS encoding glycosyltransferase family 39 protein: MSVRPAALPAPGGATPHGVILAGAALLLLLTALRLGIAAATPLAPDEAYYWVWSQALAGGYYDHPPMVALWIRAGTWLAGDTALGVRLLGPLAAALGSVLLWQAAEDLLPGRRAGPWAAALANATLTFGAGAVTMTPDTPLLLFWTASIWALARLVATGHGAWWLVAGLAAGLALDSKYTAALLAPAVLVWLLAVPSLRPWLRRPQPWIAAALAALLFAPVLAWNATHDWVSFAKQGGRVGDFQPARALQFLGELIGGQIGLATPLIAVLFGAGLVLALRRAVGRDPGWTLLAALLGVPTLVFLQHALGDRVQANWPLLLHPPAAIAAAGLSGSWLRWRWPALACGAVITAVVWVQAAWAPLALPRRADMTLIRLGGWDRLAADVTAAARAGGAAYVVADNYGQAALLAWLMPRDIPVLAVESRWRWFALPDGTALAEDRPGLLVRSARRAEALETTTFTPTGPAALVERARGGVVAEGFRLYPVRGRAGEEPVVILPRPDR, from the coding sequence ATGTCCGTCCGGCCAGCCGCCCTCCCCGCCCCGGGCGGGGCGACCCCGCATGGCGTCATCCTGGCCGGGGCGGCGCTGTTGCTGCTGCTCACGGCGCTGCGCCTGGGCATCGCCGCCGCGACTCCGCTCGCCCCGGACGAGGCCTATTACTGGGTGTGGTCGCAGGCGCTCGCGGGCGGCTACTACGACCACCCGCCCATGGTCGCGCTGTGGATCCGCGCCGGCACCTGGCTCGCCGGCGACACCGCGCTCGGGGTGCGGCTGCTCGGGCCGCTGGCGGCGGCGCTGGGCTCGGTGCTGCTGTGGCAGGCGGCCGAGGACCTGCTGCCCGGCCGTCGCGCCGGGCCCTGGGCGGCGGCGCTGGCCAACGCCACCCTGACCTTCGGCGCCGGCGCCGTCACCATGACGCCGGATACCCCGCTGCTGCTGTTCTGGACCGCCTCGATCTGGGCGCTGGCCCGGCTGGTCGCGACCGGGCACGGCGCCTGGTGGCTGGTGGCCGGGCTCGCCGCCGGACTGGCGCTCGACAGCAAATACACCGCGGCGCTGCTGGCGCCGGCGGTGCTGGTTTGGCTGCTCGCGGTACCGTCGCTGCGGCCCTGGCTGCGCCGGCCCCAGCCCTGGATCGCCGCCGCCCTCGCCGCTCTGCTCTTCGCCCCGGTGCTGGCCTGGAACGCGACCCATGACTGGGTCAGCTTCGCCAAGCAGGGTGGGCGCGTCGGCGACTTCCAACCGGCCCGGGCGCTGCAGTTCCTGGGCGAGCTGATCGGCGGGCAGATCGGACTTGCCACCCCGCTGATCGCGGTGCTGTTCGGCGCCGGGCTGGTGCTGGCACTGCGCCGGGCGGTCGGGCGCGATCCCGGCTGGACCCTGCTCGCGGCGCTGCTCGGAGTGCCGACGCTGGTGTTCCTGCAACACGCCCTGGGCGACCGGGTGCAGGCCAACTGGCCGCTGCTGCTGCATCCACCGGCGGCAATCGCCGCGGCGGGACTGTCCGGAAGCTGGCTGCGGTGGCGTTGGCCGGCCCTGGCCTGCGGAGCCGTGATCACGGCGGTGGTCTGGGTGCAGGCGGCCTGGGCGCCGCTCGCACTGCCGCGCCGCGCCGACATGACGCTGATCCGACTCGGCGGCTGGGACAGGCTGGCCGCCGACGTCACCGCTGCCGCCCGCGCCGGCGGCGCCGCCTACGTGGTCGCCGACAATTACGGTCAGGCCGCCCTGCTCGCCTGGCTGATGCCGCGCGACATCCCGGTGCTCGCGGTGGAGTCGCGCTGGCGCTGGTTCGCCCTGCCGGACGGCACCGCCCTGGCCGAGGACCGCCCCGGCCTGCTGGTGCGCAGCGCCCGCCGTGCCGAGGCCCTGGAAACCACCACCTTCACCCCGACCGGCCCGGCCGCCCTGGTTGAGCGCGCCCGCGGCGGAGTGGTGGCAGAAGGCTTCCGGCTCTATCCTGTGCGCGGCCGCGCGGGAGAGGAACCAGTGGTGATCCTCCCGCGCCCCGACAGATAG
- a CDS encoding aspartate aminotransferase family protein produces MTAAFAPNSVHARDIAFLVHHQTDIAGYRETGGTLMARGEGVYVYDEAGKKYLEAMAGLWCASLGFSERRLAEVAYRQMLELPYYHHFFAKGNIPSVDLAERLVQLAPVPMSKVLFSCSGSEANDAAIKLVWYYHNAIGKPQKKKIIGRVRGYHGNTVAAVSLSGQPQMHSDFDVPLPQFRHTDNPHYYRFHEDGETEEQFATRMANNLEQLILREGPDTVAAFFGEPVQGAGGAITPPATYWEKIQAVLRKYDILLIADEVICGFGRTGNVWGCQTYGIEPDMLSCAKALSASYQPISALLVNEKIYQAMLGESKKIGSFAHGFTYAAHPVACAVAVETLKIYEERDIFTHVRRVSPVMQEGLKATEDHPMVGNARGVGLIAGVELMADKRTRTPFPAEAKAGALVERKCLEAGLVVRAIGDRIAFTPPLIMTEENLQEMCALFRKGLDAAWAELKG; encoded by the coding sequence ATGACCGCCGCATTCGCCCCGAACTCCGTCCACGCCCGCGACATCGCCTTCCTGGTCCATCACCAGACCGACATCGCGGGCTATCGCGAAACCGGCGGCACGCTGATGGCCCGCGGCGAGGGCGTTTACGTCTACGATGAAGCCGGAAAGAAGTACCTGGAGGCGATGGCAGGGTTGTGGTGCGCCTCGCTCGGTTTCTCCGAGCGGCGACTCGCCGAGGTGGCGTACCGGCAAATGCTGGAATTGCCGTACTACCATCATTTCTTCGCCAAGGGAAACATTCCGAGCGTCGATCTGGCGGAGCGCCTGGTGCAACTGGCGCCGGTGCCGATGAGCAAGGTGCTGTTCTCCTGCTCGGGCTCGGAGGCGAACGACGCCGCCATCAAGCTGGTCTGGTACTACCACAACGCCATCGGCAAGCCGCAGAAGAAGAAGATCATCGGCCGGGTGCGCGGCTATCACGGCAACACCGTGGCGGCGGTCAGCCTCTCGGGCCAGCCGCAGATGCATTCGGATTTCGACGTGCCGCTGCCGCAGTTCCGGCACACCGACAACCCGCATTACTACCGCTTCCACGAAGACGGCGAGACCGAGGAGCAGTTCGCCACCCGCATGGCGAACAATCTGGAGCAACTGATCCTGCGCGAAGGCCCCGACACCGTCGCCGCCTTCTTCGGCGAACCGGTGCAGGGCGCGGGCGGCGCCATCACCCCGCCGGCGACCTACTGGGAAAAGATCCAGGCGGTGCTTCGCAAATACGACATCCTGCTGATCGCCGACGAGGTCATCTGCGGCTTCGGCCGCACCGGCAATGTCTGGGGCTGCCAGACCTACGGCATCGAACCCGACATGCTCTCCTGCGCCAAGGCGCTGTCGGCCTCGTACCAGCCGATCTCGGCTTTGCTGGTCAACGAGAAGATCTACCAGGCGATGCTGGGGGAATCGAAAAAGATCGGCAGCTTCGCCCATGGCTTCACCTACGCCGCCCATCCTGTGGCCTGCGCGGTGGCGGTGGAGACGCTGAAGATCTACGAGGAACGCGACATCTTCACCCATGTGCGCCGCGTCTCGCCGGTGATGCAGGAAGGGCTGAAGGCCACCGAGGACCACCCGATGGTCGGGAATGCCCGCGGCGTCGGGCTGATCGCCGGGGTGGAGCTGATGGCCGACAAGCGGACCCGTACCCCCTTCCCCGCCGAGGCGAAGGCGGGTGCGCTGGTCGAGCGCAAATGCCTGGAGGCAGGGCTGGTGGTGCGCGCGATCGGCGACCGCATCGCCTTCACCCCGCCGCTGATCATGACCGAAGAGAATCTTCAGGAAATGTGCGCGCTGTTCCGCAAGGGCCTGGATGCGGCCTGGGCGGAGCTGAAGGGTTAG
- a CDS encoding DUF350 domain-containing protein produces MNEPVPGTFAAVLGALGTGLPNLLLQFLLTLALLALGTAIYMALTPFNERRLISGGNSSAALVLGGTVVALAIPLASLLATTPVALDLLVWGLVAVVLQLVTFQVASRLLGALGKMIEADQIAGAILLVAIQLAVALLNAAAMVPA; encoded by the coding sequence ATGAACGAACCGGTTCCCGGAACCTTCGCCGCCGTGCTCGGCGCGCTCGGCACCGGCCTGCCCAACCTGTTGCTGCAATTCCTGCTGACGCTGGCGCTGCTCGCGCTCGGCACGGCGATCTACATGGCGCTGACGCCGTTCAACGAACGCCGGCTGATCAGCGGCGGCAACAGCAGCGCCGCGCTGGTGCTGGGTGGCACCGTGGTGGCGCTGGCGATTCCGCTCGCCTCGCTGCTGGCGACCACGCCGGTGGCGCTGGACCTGCTGGTGTGGGGGCTGGTGGCGGTGGTACTGCAATTGGTGACGTTCCAGGTGGCGTCGCGGCTGCTGGGGGCGCTCGGCAAGATGATCGAGGCCGACCAGATCGCCGGCGCGATCCTGCTGGTGGCGATCCAGCTCGCCGTGGCGCTGCTGAACGCGGCGGCGATGGTGCCGGCCTGA
- a CDS encoding DUF2491 family protein — MTPRRHRRIARLLLAAVFFCLLQDGAAAQYASGGYRRPSPGYSAPAPRPPASSGGYARPSVPSSGYSSGSAGDRAVSRRGSAQALQDFQASQRPRPDQRTPSPWGSGNAAPAERRPTPWGGATTPPVDRRPSPARGWGGPSAGAVVNGVMLWALLNSLTSPGRAEYFRAHRDNPEYLRWRQEAEARAAQDPQVAAQLNQLDQELAQPAPRSSVKVGTGILWLVLLGGGAILVFLWLSRRAAGGTTGTGATAGRPPPPGSAEAGFRVGMTFPIDPSPFLLAGSATKVQAPPGGMTNVEAVGTLRGAGVVLHRLYLPGRQGFFQVHTDAAGAIDECRYFSLLDEVTPADAREWGVWLDPAEGMIGWPAFQTRDGKTYGRAWVPGGGRVSPQMLDETVQALDGTAQRRLQAMLYAAPTGAAPPAPPTEFVMVAAIQAADQAWVEIHAGIDVNPAALALPAAPDRRSA, encoded by the coding sequence ATGACGCCACGACGTCACCGCCGCATCGCGCGGCTGCTGCTGGCGGCCGTCTTTTTCTGCCTGCTGCAGGACGGCGCGGCGGCGCAGTACGCCAGCGGGGGATATCGCCGTCCCTCCCCGGGCTATTCGGCACCGGCGCCGCGCCCACCCGCCAGCAGTGGCGGCTATGCCCGACCCTCCGTGCCGTCGTCCGGCTATTCCAGCGGCTCGGCGGGGGATCGCGCGGTTTCGCGGCGCGGCTCGGCGCAGGCGCTGCAGGACTTCCAGGCGAGCCAGCGCCCCCGGCCGGACCAGCGCACCCCCTCGCCCTGGGGCAGCGGCAACGCGGCCCCGGCCGAGCGCCGGCCGACGCCCTGGGGCGGCGCCACCACCCCACCAGTGGATCGCCGGCCCTCGCCGGCCCGAGGCTGGGGCGGCCCCTCGGCCGGCGCCGTGGTCAACGGCGTCATGCTGTGGGCGTTGCTGAACAGCCTGACCTCGCCCGGCCGGGCGGAGTATTTCCGCGCGCATCGCGACAACCCGGAATACCTGCGCTGGCGCCAGGAAGCCGAGGCACGGGCGGCGCAGGATCCGCAGGTCGCGGCGCAACTGAACCAGCTCGACCAGGAACTGGCGCAGCCAGCACCGCGCTCCTCCGTCAAGGTCGGGACGGGGATCCTCTGGCTGGTGCTCCTGGGGGGAGGCGCGATCCTCGTGTTCCTGTGGTTGAGCCGGCGTGCCGCGGGTGGCACCACCGGCACGGGCGCCACCGCCGGACGCCCCCCGCCCCCCGGCAGTGCCGAGGCGGGATTCCGCGTCGGCATGACCTTCCCGATCGATCCCTCGCCCTTCCTGCTGGCCGGGAGTGCGACCAAGGTGCAGGCCCCGCCGGGCGGCATGACCAATGTCGAGGCGGTTGGCACGCTGCGCGGCGCGGGGGTGGTGCTGCACCGGCTTTACCTGCCGGGGCGGCAGGGCTTCTTCCAGGTCCACACCGATGCGGCGGGCGCGATCGACGAGTGCCGGTATTTCAGCCTGCTCGACGAGGTGACGCCGGCCGATGCGCGGGAATGGGGCGTCTGGCTCGACCCCGCCGAGGGCATGATCGGCTGGCCTGCCTTCCAGACCCGGGACGGCAAGACCTATGGCCGCGCCTGGGTGCCCGGCGGGGGCCGGGTAAGCCCGCAGATGCTGGACGAGACGGTGCAGGCCCTGGACGGCACGGCGCAACGCCGGCTGCAGGCCATGCTGTATGCCGCGCCCACCGGGGCCGCGCCGCCGGCCCCGCCCACCGAATTCGTCATGGTGGCCGCGATCCAGGCCGCCGACCAGGCGTGGGTGGAGATCCACGCCGGCATCGACGTCAATCCTGCGGCGCTCGCCCTGCCCGCCGCCCCCGATCGGAGATCCGCATGA
- a CDS encoding threonine ammonia-lyase, which produces MRLPGFEDVAAARARLAPHVVRTPLLRHPLLDERTGGTILLKPEPLQRTGSFKLRGATNAILQLSDAQRRAGVVTHSSGNHGQATACAAAALGSHATVFMPADAPRIKVESTRHWGAEIVPYDRLNDDREALARTHAERTGATLVPPFDHPDVIAGQGTLALELVEDAAACGLAMDALLVCTGGGGLIAGCALAIEGASPGTRVYAVEPADWDDTARSLVAGERRQNAPGGSTLCDALLSKTPGRITFEVNRPRLSGGLAVTDSEVLAAIAFAFSHLKLVVEPGGAVALAALLAGHFDARGKVVGAVISGGNVDPQVFGRALNG; this is translated from the coding sequence ATGCGCCTGCCAGGCTTCGAGGACGTCGCCGCCGCCCGCGCGCGGCTGGCCCCGCACGTGGTGCGCACGCCCCTGTTGCGCCATCCGCTGCTCGACGAACGCACCGGCGGCACCATCCTGCTCAAGCCGGAACCGCTGCAACGCACCGGCAGCTTCAAGCTGCGCGGCGCCACCAACGCCATCCTGCAGCTCTCCGATGCCCAGCGCCGCGCCGGGGTGGTCACCCATTCCTCCGGCAACCACGGCCAGGCCACCGCCTGCGCCGCCGCCGCCCTGGGCAGCCATGCCACCGTGTTCATGCCGGCCGACGCCCCCCGCATCAAGGTGGAGAGCACCCGCCACTGGGGGGCGGAGATCGTGCCCTATGATCGCCTGAACGACGACCGCGAGGCCCTGGCGCGCACCCATGCCGAGCGCACGGGCGCCACGCTGGTGCCGCCCTTCGACCACCCCGACGTGATCGCCGGCCAGGGCACGCTGGCGCTGGAACTGGTCGAGGACGCCGCTGCTTGCGGCCTCGCCATGGACGCGCTGCTGGTCTGCACCGGCGGCGGCGGGCTGATCGCGGGGTGCGCACTGGCAATCGAAGGCGCCTCACCCGGCACCCGCGTCTACGCCGTCGAGCCGGCGGACTGGGACGACACCGCCCGCTCGCTGGTTGCCGGGGAGCGGCGGCAGAACGCGCCCGGCGGCTCCACCCTGTGCGACGCGCTGCTGTCGAAGACCCCCGGACGCATCACCTTCGAAGTCAACCGCCCCCGCCTCTCCGGCGGCCTCGCGGTGACCGACTCGGAAGTGCTGGCGGCGATCGCGTTTGCCTTCTCGCACCTGAAGCTGGTGGTGGAGCCGGGCGGGGCCGTGGCCCTCGCCGCCCTGCTGGCCGGACATTTCGACGCACGGGGCAAGGTGGTGGGGGCGGTGATCAGCGGCGGCAACGTCGACCCCCAGGTGTTCGGCCGCGCCCTCAACGGCTGA
- the ppk2 gene encoding polyphosphate kinase 2 — MPVRPKSNGTSPEPDPFIGPDPDATAAAAAVTSPSEPAGPPQPEPSPPAAPVSDAPSESAAAPATPSPESQAAKLRLSLAELRHDPLAIRRIFEGGDYPYRSRLRTGAYEEHMLELQRELLKAQRWVEQSGERVVILFEGRDAAGKGGTIKRFMEHMNPRTARVVALQKPTERERTQWFFQRYIVHLPAAGELVLFDRSWYNRAGVERVMGFCTPTEYLEFMRQCPELERMLVRSGVQLFKYWFSVSREEQRRRFFARETDPLKQWKLSPIDRASLDKWDDYTEAKEAMFFHTDTADAPWTIIKADDKKRARINCMQHFLSCLPYEPKDRSLVSGPDPLIVGSTAHVIGTDLHIIDKSRHPKLGRGRL; from the coding sequence ATGCCTGTGAGACCGAAGTCGAACGGCACATCGCCAGAGCCCGATCCCTTCATTGGTCCCGATCCGGACGCCACGGCCGCCGCAGCGGCCGTCACGTCGCCTTCCGAACCCGCCGGCCCGCCGCAACCCGAACCGTCCCCGCCCGCGGCACCGGTTTCCGACGCCCCGTCGGAGTCAGCCGCTGCCCCGGCCACGCCGTCGCCGGAGTCGCAGGCGGCGAAACTGCGCCTCAGCCTGGCCGAGTTGCGGCACGACCCGCTGGCGATCCGCCGCATCTTCGAGGGCGGTGACTATCCCTACCGCTCCCGCCTGCGCACCGGCGCCTACGAAGAGCACATGCTGGAGCTGCAGCGCGAGCTGCTGAAGGCGCAGCGCTGGGTGGAGCAGAGCGGCGAGCGCGTGGTGATCCTGTTCGAAGGGCGCGACGCCGCCGGCAAGGGCGGTACCATCAAGCGCTTCATGGAGCACATGAACCCGCGCACCGCGCGGGTGGTGGCGCTGCAGAAGCCCACCGAGCGCGAGCGCACCCAGTGGTTCTTCCAGCGCTACATCGTGCATCTGCCCGCGGCCGGGGAACTCGTGCTGTTCGACCGCTCCTGGTACAACCGCGCCGGAGTCGAGCGGGTGATGGGGTTCTGCACGCCGACCGAATACCTGGAATTCATGCGCCAGTGCCCGGAGCTGGAGCGCATGCTGGTGCGCAGCGGCGTGCAGCTGTTCAAGTACTGGTTCTCGGTCAGCCGCGAGGAGCAGCGCCGGCGCTTCTTCGCGCGCGAGACCGACCCGCTGAAGCAGTGGAAGCTCTCACCGATCGACCGGGCCTCGCTCGACAAGTGGGACGACTACACCGAGGCCAAGGAGGCGATGTTCTTCCACACCGACACCGCTGACGCGCCCTGGACCATCATCAAGGCCGATGACAAGAAGCGCGCCCGCATCAACTGTATGCAACACTTCCTGTCATGTCTGCCGTACGAGCCGAAGGACCGCTCGCTGGTCAGCGGGCCCGATCCGCTGATCGTCGGCAGCACCGCTCACGTCATCGGCACCGACCTGCACATCATCGACAAGAGCCGCCACCCCAAGCTCGGGCGCGGGCGGTTGTAG
- a CDS encoding sulfite exporter TauE/SafE family protein, with translation MTSLLSESGAWAGVLGAVFLAGLLRGFTGFGFALAAVPLASLVLPPSRAVPMVILLQLCLGLRDGIAERRRADRFSVGWVAAGCVLGTPLGVAALAALPQPVVRLVLGVIVGVAVLATWHGPGRPLERRRGLAMLAGLASGVCNGLAAMGGPPVILYFLAVEPVQAVMRSSLLVYFALAAVIALPGTLAAGLIDAPLLAAAAAGVPVVLAGSWIGGWGFRHAGHRCYRMVAAGVLLVTALATIIRGIAGLSG, from the coding sequence GTGACATCGCTCCTGTCCGAAAGCGGCGCCTGGGCGGGTGTGCTCGGCGCGGTCTTCCTGGCCGGCCTGCTGCGCGGCTTCACCGGCTTCGGGTTCGCGCTCGCTGCCGTGCCGCTGGCGAGCCTGGTGCTGCCGCCTTCCCGTGCGGTGCCGATGGTGATCCTGCTGCAGCTTTGCCTTGGCCTGCGCGACGGTATCGCCGAGCGCCGCCGGGCCGACCGCTTCTCGGTGGGGTGGGTGGCCGCGGGCTGCGTGCTCGGCACGCCGCTGGGGGTGGCCGCGCTGGCGGCGTTGCCGCAACCGGTGGTGCGGCTGGTTCTGGGCGTGATCGTCGGCGTCGCCGTGCTGGCCACCTGGCACGGTCCGGGACGGCCGCTCGAACGGCGCCGGGGACTGGCGATGCTGGCGGGACTGGCGAGCGGCGTGTGCAACGGGCTGGCGGCCATGGGGGGGCCGCCGGTGATCCTGTATTTCCTCGCGGTGGAGCCGGTACAAGCGGTGATGCGCAGCTCGCTGCTGGTCTATTTCGCGCTGGCCGCGGTGATTGCCCTGCCGGGGACCCTTGCGGCAGGGCTGATCGACGCGCCGCTCCTGGCCGCGGCGGCCGCCGGGGTGCCCGTGGTGCTGGCCGGCAGCTGGATCGGCGGCTGGGGATTCCGCCATGCCGGCCACCGCTGCTATCGCATGGTGGCGGCCGGCGTCCTGCTGGTCACCGCCCTGGCGACGATCATCCGCGGTATCGCCGGGCTGTCCGGCTGA
- the trxB gene encoding thioredoxin-disulfide reductase — MPDTHRTRVLIIGAGPAGYTAAIYTARASLQPLLVAGLQPGGQLTITTDVENYPGFAETVQGPWLMEQMQKQAEHVGTRILYDLITEVDFTTTPFRCVGDSGDLYLADSVIIATGAQARWLGLESEKRLQGFGVSACATCDGFFFRGKRVAVVGGGNTAVEEALYLTHHAESVVLVHRRDTLRAEKILQQRLAANPKIQVIWDSVVEEVLGTDKPPSVTGLRLRNRHSGAESRLDVDGVFIAIGHAPNTSVFRGQVELDEDGYVVTAPGTTRTSVPGVFAAGDVQDKVWRQAVTAAGTGCMAALEAEKWLAAQETESALAAD; from the coding sequence ATGCCTGACACCCACCGCACCCGCGTGCTGATCATCGGCGCCGGACCGGCTGGCTACACCGCCGCGATCTATACCGCGCGGGCGAGCCTGCAGCCGCTCCTGGTCGCCGGTCTGCAGCCGGGCGGGCAACTGACGATCACAACCGACGTCGAGAACTACCCGGGCTTCGCCGAAACGGTCCAGGGGCCGTGGCTGATGGAGCAGATGCAGAAGCAGGCCGAGCACGTCGGCACGCGCATCCTGTACGACCTGATCACCGAGGTCGATTTCACCACCACCCCGTTCCGCTGCGTCGGCGATTCCGGCGACCTTTACCTCGCCGATTCGGTGATCATCGCCACCGGGGCGCAGGCGCGCTGGCTGGGACTCGAGTCGGAGAAGCGCCTGCAGGGCTTCGGGGTGTCGGCCTGCGCCACCTGCGACGGGTTTTTCTTCCGCGGCAAGCGCGTCGCCGTGGTGGGCGGCGGCAACACCGCGGTGGAGGAGGCGCTGTATCTGACCCACCACGCCGAGAGCGTGGTGCTGGTGCACCGGCGCGACACGTTGCGCGCCGAGAAGATCCTGCAGCAGCGCCTGGCCGCCAACCCGAAGATCCAGGTGATCTGGGACAGCGTGGTCGAGGAGGTGCTAGGCACCGACAAGCCGCCTTCGGTCACTGGCCTCAGGCTGCGAAATCGCCATAGCGGGGCGGAAAGCCGGCTCGACGTGGACGGTGTCTTCATTGCGATCGGTCACGCACCGAATACTTCCGTATTCCGCGGTCAGGTCGAACTGGACGAAGATGGCTATGTCGTGACCGCGCCCGGCACGACGCGCACCTCGGTGCCCGGGGTGTTCGCGGCGGGCGATGTGCAGGACAAGGTCTGGCGGCAGGCGGTCACCGCGGCAGGAACCGGTTGCATGGCGGCATTGGAGGCCGAAAAGTGGCTGGCTGCGCAGGAAACCGAGTCGGCGCTGGCCGCGGACTAG
- a CDS encoding dienelactone hydrolase family protein, with product MTKLAQDGPPLARRGLMMTGLITGLTLATTRVEAQVIHTDTAGLEAGEARVPVVDGELPAYFARPQGNGPFPIVLVNAEIFGVHEHIKDICRRLAKAGYLAVAPEVYARLADLSKMTDAAVIMRDVISKAPDATLMADLDATLRWATAHGGDSGRVGVTGFCRGGRATWLYAAHNPTLKAAVAWYGQVGGARTEIQPKTVTDIADRISCPLLALYGGKDTSIPVADVQAAVARARAAGRTVDLVIYPDSGHAFLADYRPSYRATDAADGWQRMLAWFRGHGVG from the coding sequence ATGACCAAACTTGCGCAGGATGGCCCGCCGCTGGCGCGCCGGGGGCTGATGATGACCGGCCTGATCACCGGGCTGACCTTGGCGACCACGCGGGTCGAGGCGCAGGTGATCCACACCGACACCGCCGGGCTGGAGGCGGGCGAGGCCAGGGTGCCCGTCGTGGACGGGGAATTGCCGGCCTATTTCGCCCGGCCGCAGGGGAATGGCCCCTTCCCGATCGTGCTGGTCAATGCCGAGATCTTCGGCGTGCACGAGCACATCAAGGACATCTGCCGCCGGCTCGCCAAGGCCGGTTATCTCGCGGTGGCGCCCGAGGTCTATGCGCGGCTGGCCGACCTCTCGAAGATGACCGACGCGGCGGTGATCATGCGCGACGTGATCAGCAAGGCGCCGGACGCGACGCTGATGGCGGACCTCGATGCCACGCTCCGCTGGGCAACGGCGCATGGCGGGGATTCCGGGCGGGTGGGCGTGACCGGGTTCTGCCGTGGCGGGCGCGCCACCTGGCTCTATGCCGCGCACAACCCAACGCTGAAGGCCGCGGTCGCCTGGTATGGGCAGGTCGGGGGGGCCCGCACCGAGATCCAGCCGAAAACCGTCACGGACATCGCCGACCGGATCAGCTGCCCGCTGCTGGCGCTGTACGGCGGCAAGGATACCAGCATCCCCGTGGCCGACGTGCAGGCGGCGGTCGCCAGGGCACGGGCGGCCGGCCGAACCGTGGATCTGGTGATCTATCCCGATTCCGGCCACGCCTTCCTGGCCGACTACCGGCCGAGCTATCGTGCCACCGATGCGGCCGATGGATGGCAGCGCATGCTGGCCTGGTTCCGCGGCCATGGCGTGGGGTGA